One genomic window of Streptomyces spiramyceticus includes the following:
- a CDS encoding ThuA domain-containing protein, whose translation MQRAPHHRSRSRRGLTAALAAGVVASGLLGGTAASAKPYPEPPPATTLSLPDLPSPPGGTNVRVLVFHGSATGGDEPPTVNAGIEAIEKIGQSGTAAQRFRVEATDDASVFTTAKLGKFNAVVFLTGGGDVLDPEQEAGLEAYMEAGGGFLGIHDAARTEPYSDWFGGLIGARAAVGGPTNVQRATVEVGDRQHPASTGLPLQWKRPDKWLNWTKNPSGDVHTVARVREATYKPGTSANGWDHPVSWCRDYDGGRSFYTGMGGTAESFQETDFRDHLRGALQWTTRLARADCRAGVDANYKAERLTAPNQPGRSDQIGEPHGLVTAKDGRVIYIGRGGADNDAPVVTDWNNPDIGKGQGQIHVYDPKTKKVTLAGALTVFGNKGGGDELVKNEEGLLGVETDPDFLSNGWVYLHYTPHSEINRDTHMAERRVSRFTLDLATNKLDLASEKVLLKWPVQIHSCCHAGGGLAWDSKENLYIATGDNNSSRFTDGYSGNNPEPNFKGVPFADARRTAGNTNNLNGKILRIHPEDDGTYTLPAGNLFTGKEPDEGGGKTRGEIYVMGVRNPARIAVDPKTDILYAGWVGPDAGAPSTTWGPAKYDTFAAITKPGNHGWPYCMGNNQPYRDRNLPDPSKPLGWYDCDKPKNESPNNDGLVNLPPVTPNTIWYSPQGGGVDYPRDANGVPSYKQEEQKVLLPWLKGGGQATMNGPVYRYDETSAGEGKWPSYWDGKWFVGDFYDGDQPRHAVLTDPKTVGNGGLPTHAESLKKIIPVGADGIRNLMDWKFAPDGSLYVLDYGRGFFTSDSKSALWRVTYKGGEPTPAAKDLARKAE comes from the coding sequence ATGCAGCGCGCACCACATCACCGGTCAAGATCCCGACGCGGGCTGACAGCGGCCCTGGCGGCCGGGGTTGTCGCATCCGGCCTGCTCGGCGGTACCGCGGCCTCCGCCAAACCGTACCCGGAACCCCCACCCGCGACAACGTTGTCCCTGCCCGACCTGCCGTCGCCGCCCGGTGGCACCAATGTCCGGGTGCTCGTCTTCCACGGCTCTGCGACGGGCGGCGACGAGCCGCCCACCGTCAACGCCGGCATTGAAGCCATCGAGAAAATCGGCCAGTCGGGCACCGCCGCGCAGCGCTTCCGCGTGGAGGCCACGGACGACGCCTCCGTCTTCACCACGGCGAAGCTCGGCAAGTTCAACGCCGTCGTCTTCCTGACCGGCGGCGGCGACGTGCTCGATCCGGAGCAGGAGGCCGGACTTGAGGCGTACATGGAGGCGGGCGGCGGCTTCCTGGGCATCCATGACGCGGCGCGCACCGAGCCGTACTCCGACTGGTTCGGCGGCCTGATCGGCGCGCGGGCCGCCGTCGGCGGACCCACGAACGTGCAGCGCGCGACGGTGGAAGTCGGCGACCGGCAGCACCCGGCTTCAACAGGCCTGCCCCTCCAGTGGAAGCGTCCGGACAAGTGGCTGAACTGGACGAAGAATCCGTCCGGTGATGTGCACACCGTGGCGCGGGTCCGGGAAGCGACGTACAAGCCCGGCACGAGCGCCAACGGCTGGGACCACCCGGTCTCCTGGTGCCGCGACTACGACGGCGGCCGGTCCTTCTACACCGGCATGGGCGGTACGGCCGAGTCCTTCCAGGAGACGGACTTCCGCGACCACCTGCGCGGCGCCCTCCAGTGGACGACACGGCTCGCCCGCGCCGACTGCCGGGCGGGTGTCGACGCCAACTACAAGGCCGAGCGCCTCACCGCGCCCAACCAGCCCGGCCGGTCCGACCAGATCGGCGAGCCGCACGGCCTGGTGACGGCCAAGGACGGCCGGGTCATCTACATCGGACGGGGAGGCGCCGACAACGACGCGCCCGTCGTCACCGACTGGAACAACCCCGACATCGGCAAGGGCCAGGGCCAGATTCACGTCTACGACCCCAAGACGAAGAAAGTGACGCTCGCGGGCGCCCTGACCGTCTTCGGCAACAAGGGCGGCGGCGACGAACTGGTCAAGAACGAGGAGGGACTGCTCGGCGTCGAGACCGACCCGGACTTCCTCAGCAATGGGTGGGTGTATCTGCACTACACACCCCACTCGGAGATCAACCGGGACACGCACATGGCGGAGCGCCGTGTCTCCCGCTTCACGCTCGACCTCGCGACCAACAAGCTGGATCTCGCGTCCGAGAAGGTCCTGCTCAAGTGGCCCGTCCAGATCCACAGTTGCTGTCACGCGGGCGGCGGTCTGGCCTGGGACTCCAAGGAGAATCTGTACATCGCGACGGGCGACAACAACTCCTCGCGGTTCACCGACGGTTACTCCGGCAACAACCCGGAGCCGAACTTCAAGGGCGTGCCCTTCGCGGACGCCCGCCGCACCGCGGGCAACACCAACAACCTCAACGGCAAGATCCTGCGGATCCACCCCGAGGACGACGGTACGTACACCCTGCCCGCCGGGAATCTCTTCACCGGCAAGGAGCCGGACGAGGGCGGCGGCAAGACGCGCGGCGAGATCTACGTGATGGGCGTGCGCAATCCGGCCCGTATCGCCGTCGACCCGAAGACCGACATCCTGTACGCCGGATGGGTCGGCCCCGACGCGGGGGCGCCCAGCACCACCTGGGGCCCGGCGAAGTACGACACCTTCGCCGCGATCACGAAGCCGGGCAACCACGGCTGGCCGTACTGCATGGGCAACAACCAGCCGTACCGCGACCGCAATCTGCCCGACCCGAGCAAGCCGCTCGGCTGGTACGACTGCGACAAGCCGAAGAACGAGTCGCCGAACAACGACGGTCTGGTGAACCTGCCGCCGGTCACACCGAACACCATCTGGTACTCGCCGCAGGGCGGCGGCGTGGACTATCCGCGCGATGCCAACGGTGTGCCGAGCTACAAGCAGGAGGAGCAGAAAGTGCTGCTGCCGTGGCTCAAGGGCGGCGGCCAGGCGACGATGAACGGGCCGGTCTACCGGTACGACGAGACGAGCGCCGGGGAAGGCAAGTGGCCCTCGTACTGGGACGGCAAGTGGTTCGTCGGTGACTTCTACGACGGCGACCAGCCGCGCCACGCGGTGCTGACCGACCCCAAGACCGTCGGCAACGGAGGGCTGCCCACGCACGCCGAGTCCCTCAAGAAGATCATCCCGGTGGGCGCGGACGGCATCCGCAACCTCATGGACTGGAAGTTCGCGCCGGACGGCTCGCTCTACGTCCTCGACTACGGGCGCGGTTTCTTCACCTCGGACTCCAAGTCCGCGCTGTGGCGCGTGACGTACAAGGGCGGCGAGCCGACACCGGCCGCCAAGGATCTCGCCAGGAAGGCGGAGTAG
- a CDS encoding acyl-ACP desaturase, with the protein MTITSPQLGSSDAWTDARLLYALEEVVEKELNRHLKVAKDWMPHEYVPFSDGRNFPGFFEDGQAWDPEQSKVTDLGKIALVVNLLTEDNLPSYHHEIASLFGRDGAWGTWVHRWTAEEGRHGIVMRDYLLTSRAVDPDKLEQFRMAHMAEGFESDNRHSMLHSVAYVAFQELATRVSHRNTGHQSGDPVCDRMLARIATDENLHMVFYRNLLGAAFELAPDLTMQSVRDVVVNFRMPGHGMPGFERAAAQMAIGEIYNMRIHHDDVLQPVLRYLKVLEIDGLGPEGLKAQEELGLYMNGLDSEASKFDEKLAARKARMAARAAS; encoded by the coding sequence GTGACGATCACCTCTCCCCAACTCGGCAGTTCGGACGCGTGGACCGACGCCCGACTGCTGTACGCGCTGGAAGAGGTGGTGGAGAAGGAACTCAACCGCCATCTCAAGGTCGCCAAGGACTGGATGCCGCACGAGTACGTCCCGTTCTCCGACGGCCGGAACTTCCCCGGCTTCTTCGAGGACGGCCAGGCCTGGGACCCCGAGCAGTCCAAGGTCACCGACCTCGGCAAGATCGCTCTCGTCGTCAACCTGCTGACCGAGGACAACCTCCCCAGCTACCACCACGAGATCGCCTCCCTCTTCGGCCGCGACGGCGCCTGGGGCACCTGGGTGCACCGCTGGACGGCGGAGGAGGGCCGGCACGGCATCGTGATGCGCGACTACCTGCTGACCTCGCGCGCCGTGGACCCGGACAAGCTGGAGCAGTTCCGCATGGCGCACATGGCGGAGGGCTTCGAGTCGGACAACCGCCACTCGATGCTGCACTCCGTGGCGTACGTCGCCTTCCAGGAGCTCGCCACCCGCGTCTCGCACCGCAACACCGGCCACCAGTCGGGCGACCCCGTCTGCGACCGGATGCTGGCGCGGATCGCGACCGACGAGAACCTGCACATGGTCTTCTACCGCAACCTGCTCGGCGCGGCCTTCGAGCTCGCCCCCGACCTGACCATGCAGTCGGTGCGCGACGTCGTCGTGAACTTCCGGATGCCCGGACACGGCATGCCCGGCTTCGAGCGCGCCGCCGCGCAGATGGCGATCGGCGAGATCTACAACATGCGGATCCACCACGACGACGTGCTCCAGCCGGTGCTTCGCTACCTGAAGGTCCTGGAGATCGACGGGCTCGGCCCCGAGGGTCTCAAGGCGCAGGAAGAGCTCGGCCTCTACATGAACGGCCTCGACTCGGAGGCGAGCAAGTTCGACGAGAAGCTGGCCGCCCGCAAGGCCCGCATGGCGGCCCGCGCCGCCTCCTGA
- a CDS encoding chitosanase — MKPLTRLALVGAPLAIAAAIVFGGGGSDVLVSDAPAKGRVLNAEQPKNQQKPKQLTDADKKLEARIAKMPPGLAAPRMKEIASQIVSSAENSTLNWRGQYGSIEDIDDGCGYTAGVIGFCSGTNDMLQLVEAYTKDHPDNPLAAYLPALRTVDGTASHEGLDPGFKAAWAKAAESPAFRTAQDKARDRIYFQPAVRMAKMDGLGTLGQFIYYDAMVLHGPGIDPKGFYGIRKAAMRTAPTAAEGGKEQAYLDAFLDAGRAVMKVKKAHQDTSRIDTAQRVFLRNGNLELRTPLVWQMYGETFRIPAS, encoded by the coding sequence GTGAAGCCACTGACCCGTCTCGCGCTCGTGGGCGCACCGCTCGCCATCGCCGCCGCCATCGTTTTCGGTGGCGGCGGCTCGGATGTTCTTGTTTCCGACGCCCCGGCCAAGGGCCGGGTCCTGAACGCAGAGCAGCCGAAGAACCAGCAGAAGCCGAAGCAGCTGACAGACGCGGACAAGAAGCTGGAGGCGCGCATCGCCAAGATGCCGCCCGGCCTCGCGGCTCCCCGGATGAAGGAGATCGCCTCGCAGATCGTGTCGAGTGCCGAGAACTCGACCCTGAACTGGCGTGGCCAGTACGGCTCCATCGAGGACATCGACGACGGCTGCGGCTACACCGCCGGTGTCATCGGCTTCTGCTCAGGCACCAACGACATGCTCCAGCTGGTCGAGGCGTACACGAAGGACCATCCCGACAACCCGCTCGCCGCCTACCTGCCCGCCCTCCGCACGGTGGACGGCACCGCGTCGCACGAGGGTCTCGACCCCGGGTTCAAGGCGGCGTGGGCGAAGGCCGCCGAGAGTCCGGCGTTCCGCACGGCACAGGACAAGGCGCGGGACAGGATCTATTTCCAGCCGGCGGTCCGGATGGCGAAGATGGACGGCCTCGGCACACTCGGCCAGTTCATCTACTACGACGCGATGGTGCTGCACGGCCCCGGCATCGACCCCAAGGGCTTCTACGGCATCCGCAAGGCTGCCATGAGGACCGCCCCCACGGCGGCCGAGGGCGGCAAGGAGCAGGCGTACCTGGATGCCTTCCTCGACGCCGGGCGTGCGGTGATGAAGGTGAAGAAGGCCCACCAGGACACCTCGCGCATCGACACCGCGCAGCGCGTGTTCCTGCGGAACGGCAATCTGGAACTGAGGACTCCGCTGGTGTGGCAGATGTACGGCGAGACCTTCCGCATCCCGGCTTCCTGA
- a CDS encoding WhiB family transcriptional regulator: protein MPINITTTERELSWQETALCAQAGPEFFFPAAGSSTREAKQLCGACEGRVACLEYALTNDERFGVWGGLSEKERLRLRRGTH, encoded by the coding sequence ATGCCGATCAACATCACCACCACCGAACGCGAACTCTCCTGGCAGGAGACAGCATTGTGCGCCCAGGCCGGGCCCGAGTTCTTCTTCCCGGCCGCCGGCAGCTCCACCCGCGAGGCCAAGCAGCTCTGCGGCGCCTGCGAAGGGCGTGTGGCCTGTCTGGAGTACGCACTCACGAACGACGAGCGGTTCGGCGTCTGGGGCGGACTCTCCGAGAAGGAGAGACTGCGCCTCAGGCGCGGCACCCACTGA
- a CDS encoding GMC family oxidoreductase, with the protein MSSRQATTEYDYIVVGAGSAGCVLAARLSEDPTVRVALVESGGRDRKTEIRIPAAFPKLFKTAYDWDFSTAKQPELGGRELYWPRGHTLGGCSSINAMMWVRGHRDDYDAWGEAAGPEWSHDEFVRYFRRAERWTGGAADPAGASVYGTEGPLSISPPRDPNRTTAAFLDACRAAGLQELAELNVPDPSGFAPTPVNQRGGRRWSTADGYLRPAGRRRNLDVITDARVRRLAFEGTRVTGVVADAGKVLSARREVILSAGAIGSPHLLMLSGIGDPEHLRETGIDVRAASPDVGRHLQDHLSTAVTMRCPLPVTLTGADTLANVGRFLLSGRGPLTSNVGEAVAFVRSTPELAAPDVELIYAPVPFVKHGLTPPDEHGVTIGVILLQPASEGRITLTDTNVSTAPHIDPAYLTDATDLRRLIAGVRQAEALFADRAFAPYTAGPMAPYPGEVDDEELGQAIRESSETLYHPVGTCRMGTDDASVTDPRLRVRGVEGLRVVDASVMPRITRGHTQAPTVAIAEKAAELIREDARA; encoded by the coding sequence TTGAGCAGCAGGCAGGCAACGACCGAGTACGACTACATCGTCGTCGGAGCGGGCTCGGCGGGCTGTGTGCTCGCCGCGCGCCTCTCCGAGGACCCCACGGTGCGCGTCGCACTCGTCGAGTCGGGCGGCCGCGACCGCAAGACCGAGATACGCATTCCGGCGGCCTTCCCGAAGCTCTTCAAGACCGCGTACGACTGGGACTTCAGCACCGCCAAGCAGCCCGAGCTCGGCGGCCGTGAACTGTACTGGCCGCGCGGCCACACGCTGGGCGGCTGTTCCTCGATCAACGCCATGATGTGGGTCCGCGGCCACCGCGACGACTACGACGCGTGGGGCGAAGCGGCGGGCCCCGAGTGGTCGCACGACGAGTTCGTACGCTACTTCCGGCGCGCGGAGCGATGGACGGGCGGCGCGGCGGACCCGGCAGGCGCCTCGGTGTACGGGACGGAAGGGCCGCTGTCCATTTCGCCGCCCCGCGACCCGAACCGGACGACGGCGGCGTTCCTCGACGCCTGCCGCGCCGCCGGCCTCCAGGAGCTTGCCGAACTCAACGTCCCCGACCCCAGCGGCTTCGCCCCGACCCCGGTCAACCAGCGCGGCGGACGCCGCTGGAGCACCGCCGACGGCTACCTCAGGCCCGCCGGGCGCCGCAGGAACCTGGACGTCATCACGGATGCCCGGGTACGGCGGCTGGCCTTCGAAGGCACCCGCGTGACGGGTGTCGTGGCGGACGCGGGGAAGGTGCTGAGCGCCCGCCGCGAGGTCATCCTCAGCGCGGGCGCGATCGGCTCCCCGCACTTGCTGATGCTCTCCGGCATCGGAGATCCGGAGCACCTGCGCGAGACCGGCATCGACGTGCGCGCCGCCTCGCCCGACGTCGGCCGCCACCTCCAGGACCACCTGTCGACGGCGGTGACCATGCGCTGCCCGCTGCCGGTCACACTGACCGGCGCGGACACGCTCGCCAACGTGGGCCGGTTCCTGCTGTCCGGGCGCGGACCGCTCACCTCGAACGTCGGCGAAGCCGTCGCCTTCGTCCGCAGTACGCCCGAACTCGCCGCGCCCGACGTCGAGCTGATCTACGCTCCGGTGCCGTTCGTGAAGCACGGTCTGACGCCGCCGGACGAGCACGGCGTGACCATCGGCGTCATCCTGCTCCAGCCCGCGAGCGAGGGCCGCATCACCCTGACGGACACGAACGTTTCCACGGCCCCGCACATCGACCCCGCCTACCTGACGGACGCGACCGACCTGCGCCGCCTGATCGCGGGCGTGCGCCAGGCCGAAGCCCTCTTCGCGGACCGGGCCTTCGCGCCGTACACAGCCGGGCCGATGGCGCCGTACCCGGGAGAGGTCGACGACGAGGAGCTGGGGCAGGCGATCAGGGAGTCCTCCGAGACGCTCTACCACCCGGTAGGCACCTGCCGCATGGGCACCGACGACGCGTCGGTGACCGACCCCAGGCTCCGCGTCAGGGGAGTGGAGGGCCTGCGGGTCGTGGACGCTTCGGTGATGCCGCGGATCACGCGGGGGCATACGCAGGCCCCCACGGTGGCGATCGCCGAGAAGGCGGCGGAGCTGATCCGGGAGGACGCGCGGGCGTAG
- the ddaH gene encoding dimethylargininase codes for MPSRKALVRRPGPRLAEGLVTHIERSPVDPGLAVAQWEAYTEALRAHGWATVEVAPADDCPDAVFVEDAVVMYRNVALIARPGAETRRSETVGVEEAVARLGCSVNWVWEPGTLDGGDVLKMGDTIYVGRGGRTNAAGVQQLRAAFEPLGARIVAVPVSKVLHLKSAVTALPDGTFIGFEPLVDAPSVFPRFLPVPEESGAHVVLLGGGKLLMAASAPKTAELFNDLGYEPVPVDIGEFEKLEGCVTCLSVRLRDLYS; via the coding sequence ATGCCCAGCAGAAAAGCCCTCGTCCGCCGCCCCGGCCCGCGCCTCGCCGAAGGCCTCGTCACGCACATCGAGCGGAGCCCCGTCGATCCGGGACTGGCCGTCGCGCAGTGGGAGGCGTACACCGAGGCGCTGCGCGCGCACGGCTGGGCGACCGTCGAGGTGGCGCCGGCCGACGACTGCCCGGATGCGGTGTTCGTCGAGGACGCGGTGGTGATGTACCGGAATGTGGCCCTGATCGCGCGGCCGGGGGCCGAAACGCGCAGGTCGGAGACGGTGGGCGTGGAGGAGGCGGTGGCGCGGCTCGGGTGCTCGGTGAACTGGGTGTGGGAGCCGGGCACCCTGGACGGCGGCGACGTCCTCAAGATGGGCGACACGATCTACGTGGGGCGCGGGGGACGGACCAACGCGGCGGGGGTGCAGCAGCTGCGGGCCGCCTTCGAGCCGCTCGGGGCACGGATCGTCGCCGTGCCCGTCAGCAAGGTGCTGCACCTGAAATCGGCGGTCACGGCGCTGCCCGACGGCACGTTCATCGGCTTCGAGCCGCTGGTGGACGCACCCTCCGTCTTCCCGCGCTTCCTGCCGGTGCCGGAGGAGTCCGGGGCGCATGTGGTGCTGCTGGGCGGCGGGAAGCTGCTGATGGCGGCGAGCGCACCGAAGACGGCGGAACTCTTCAACGATCTTGGTTATGAACCTGTTCCGGTGGACATCGGCGAGTTCGAGAAGCTCGAAGGGTGCGTGACTTGCCTCTCGGTTCGCCTCCGTGACCTGTATTCATAA
- a CDS encoding multicopper oxidase domain-containing protein gives MDRRSFNRRLLAGGAVAATGMTSLSLAESASSAAPLGNPPKTAPAGGQVRHLKMYAEKLADGSMGYGFEKGKASIPGPLIELVEGDTVHIEFENTMDVPASLHVHGVDYDVASDGTKLNKSHVEPGGTRTYTWRTHTPGKRKDGTWRAGSAGYWHYHDHVVGTDHGTGGIRKGLYGPVIVRRKGDILPDKTFTIVFNDMTINNKPGHQSPNFGATVGDRVEIVMITHGEYYHTFHIHGHRWADNRTGLLEGPDDPSRIVDNKITGPADSFGFQIIAGEHVGAGAWMYHCHVQSHSDMGMAGLFLVAKPDGTIPGYEPHHPQGAAAHDHH, from the coding sequence ATGGACCGACGAAGCTTCAACCGACGCCTCCTGGCGGGTGGTGCGGTCGCGGCGACCGGCATGACATCGTTGTCGCTCGCCGAATCCGCCTCGTCCGCCGCCCCGTTGGGGAACCCGCCGAAGACGGCACCGGCCGGTGGCCAGGTCCGCCACCTGAAGATGTACGCCGAGAAGCTGGCCGACGGCTCGATGGGGTACGGCTTCGAAAAGGGCAAGGCATCGATCCCCGGCCCGCTGATCGAGCTGGTGGAGGGCGACACCGTGCACATCGAATTCGAGAACACGATGGACGTCCCCGCCAGCCTCCATGTGCACGGCGTGGACTACGACGTGGCCAGCGACGGTACGAAACTCAACAAGAGCCATGTCGAACCCGGCGGCACCCGCACGTACACCTGGCGCACCCACACCCCCGGCAAGCGCAAGGACGGCACTTGGAGGGCGGGGAGCGCGGGTTACTGGCATTACCACGACCATGTGGTGGGCACGGACCACGGAACGGGCGGCATCCGCAAGGGCCTGTACGGCCCGGTGATCGTGCGCCGCAAGGGCGACATCCTGCCGGACAAGACCTTCACCATCGTCTTCAACGACATGACGATCAACAACAAACCCGGACACCAGAGCCCCAATTTCGGGGCCACGGTGGGCGACCGGGTCGAGATCGTGATGATCACGCACGGCGAGTACTACCACACGTTCCACATCCACGGTCACCGCTGGGCGGACAACAGGACCGGCCTCCTGGAGGGCCCCGACGACCCCAGCCGCATCGTCGACAACAAGATCACCGGCCCGGCCGACTCCTTCGGCTTCCAGATCATCGCGGGCGAACATGTCGGCGCGGGCGCCTGGATGTACCACTGCCACGTCCAGAGCCACTCCGACATGGGGATGGCGGGCCTGTTCCTGGTCGCCAAACCGGACGGCACGATCCCCGGTTACGAACCGCACCATCCGCAGGGCGCAGCCGCACACGACCACCATTGA
- a CDS encoding OmpL47-type beta-barrel domain-containing protein, which yields MVLGLTSTAAYGREDGGSASAAEQTLTWTAGDPIDRYLTFPKTAVAGQTTIVFENSTATGNTTGMPHTLTFDVSDPEYNNDVQLNLLANPSDDRGGKHTATVTLTPGRYFYHCTIPGHGAMQGILTVTEGGGGEDTTAPETSAKVEGEKNADGAYIGHASVTVEATDAGSGVDRIEYAVGAAGAWQPYTAPVMVHEVGTHKIRYRATDKAGNAAAEKAVDFTVVAPPTDDKTPPETSATVSGEKNPEGHYLGMATVTVTASDTGSGVNTIEYALGADGAWKAYTGPVMVHETGTHKVRYRATDRAGNMAAEKAVDFTVVAPPTEDKTPPETTATLSGDKNSDGAYITSAKVTLAATDAGGSGVDKVEYSLDGGPYLAYTVPVIVDRVGRHTVGHRATDKAGNTSAAKQVAFTVAEGGGVPAPNCPEHDERLTVIVGTVDTGVPNRITRSRCTINELIEDEKEWTSHALFLKHVDAVVDKLLHDGVIDGREHKKIYRAAKQSGIGRPGQTAGYRDLFDGTQSSFAKWQQVGGGSFGLNTDGSMTSSSTVPGMGMLWFPERKYEDFSLKLRWRDDAPGTGHANAGVFVRFPQVHDHPEEPRPEWVAIKYGHEVQILDRPDGDMYKTGSVYGFDRVGLGSAGVTPKGTWNDYEIRMEGQHYSVFRNGVLINEFDNNGGQDFYPPRGDDPGTDGRRYASGHVGLQVHGTTDVISYRDIRIKQL from the coding sequence ATGGTCCTCGGGCTGACGTCGACGGCGGCGTACGGGCGCGAGGACGGCGGGTCGGCTTCCGCTGCGGAACAGACGCTGACCTGGACGGCCGGCGACCCCATCGACCGCTATCTGACGTTCCCCAAGACCGCGGTGGCGGGGCAGACGACGATCGTCTTCGAGAACAGCACCGCGACCGGCAACACCACCGGGATGCCGCACACGCTGACGTTCGACGTGTCCGACCCCGAGTACAACAACGACGTACAGCTGAACCTGCTCGCCAACCCCAGCGACGACCGGGGCGGCAAGCACACCGCCACCGTCACCCTCACACCCGGCCGGTACTTCTACCACTGCACCATCCCGGGCCACGGGGCGATGCAGGGCATCCTCACCGTCACCGAAGGGGGCGGCGGTGAGGACACCACGGCGCCCGAGACCTCGGCGAAGGTGGAGGGCGAGAAAAACGCCGACGGGGCCTACATCGGGCACGCGTCGGTGACCGTCGAGGCCACCGACGCGGGCTCCGGCGTGGACAGGATCGAGTACGCGGTCGGCGCGGCCGGCGCCTGGCAGCCGTACACCGCGCCCGTCATGGTCCACGAGGTCGGTACGCACAAGATCCGTTACCGGGCCACCGACAAGGCGGGGAACGCCGCCGCCGAGAAGGCCGTCGACTTCACCGTCGTCGCACCGCCGACGGACGACAAGACACCGCCGGAGACGTCGGCGACGGTGAGCGGCGAGAAGAATCCGGAGGGGCACTACCTGGGCATGGCGACGGTCACGGTGACGGCGTCCGACACGGGCTCCGGCGTCAACACCATCGAGTACGCACTCGGGGCGGACGGCGCCTGGAAGGCGTACACCGGGCCGGTCATGGTCCACGAGACAGGCACGCACAAGGTCCGCTACCGGGCGACCGACCGGGCCGGGAACATGGCCGCCGAGAAGGCCGTCGACTTCACCGTCGTCGCACCGCCGACCGAGGACAAGACGCCGCCGGAGACCACGGCGACGCTCAGCGGTGACAAGAACTCCGACGGCGCGTACATCACCAGCGCCAAGGTGACGCTCGCGGCGACGGACGCGGGCGGCTCGGGCGTGGACAAGGTCGAGTACTCGCTCGACGGCGGCCCGTATCTCGCGTACACCGTGCCGGTGATCGTCGACCGCGTCGGACGGCACACGGTCGGCCACCGCGCGACCGACAAGGCGGGCAACACGTCCGCCGCGAAGCAGGTGGCCTTCACGGTCGCAGAGGGCGGCGGCGTACCGGCGCCCAACTGTCCGGAACACGACGAGCGGTTGACCGTCATCGTCGGCACGGTCGACACCGGCGTGCCGAACCGCATCACGCGCAGTCGTTGCACCATCAACGAGCTGATCGAGGACGAGAAGGAGTGGACCTCCCACGCCCTCTTCCTCAAGCACGTCGACGCCGTCGTCGACAAGCTGCTGCACGACGGTGTCATCGACGGGCGTGAGCACAAGAAGATCTACAGGGCGGCCAAGCAGTCCGGCATCGGCAGGCCGGGGCAGACGGCCGGATACCGCGATCTGTTCGACGGTACGCAGTCCTCCTTCGCCAAGTGGCAGCAGGTGGGCGGCGGCTCGTTCGGCCTGAACACGGACGGCTCGATGACCAGCAGCAGTACGGTCCCGGGCATGGGCATGCTGTGGTTCCCGGAGCGGAAGTACGAGGACTTCTCGCTGAAGCTGCGGTGGCGCGACGACGCACCGGGTACGGGCCATGCCAACGCCGGTGTCTTCGTGCGCTTCCCGCAGGTCCACGACCACCCGGAGGAGCCGCGCCCGGAGTGGGTCGCGATCAAGTACGGGCACGAAGTGCAGATCCTCGACCGTCCTGACGGCGACATGTACAAAACGGGCTCGGTCTACGGCTTCGACCGTGTGGGGCTGGGCAGTGCGGGCGTCACACCCAAGGGCACCTGGAACGACTACGAGATCCGGATGGAGGGCCAGCACTACTCGGTCTTCCGCAACGGTGTCCTGATCAACGAGTTCGACAACAACGGCGGGCAGGACTTCTATCCGCCGCGCGGCGACGATCCGGGGACGGACGGGCGGCGGTACGCCTCCGGCCACGTCGGGCTCCAGGTCCACGGGACCACGGATGTGATCTCGTACCGCGACATCCGCATCAAACAGCTCTAG